In Candidatus Eremiobacterota bacterium, a genomic segment contains:
- a CDS encoding carboxypeptidase regulatory-like domain-containing protein yields the protein MTHCRPVYKLLALLLVIVIFSGCGGSSDSGSAAVFHGSDSSATASVVTGTVTDSATKQALSDVTVTIGASSAVTGSSGAYRVENLSAGSYTFKASRSGYQDYSRTLTVTAGGTVTQDAALTKRSAAGSGLLLGTVTDSVTKAPLSDVTVSTGRAERVTDSTGAYRFEGTATGQLSLSASKDGYHTYSVSVTIGGDETKTENIAMTPLASQNGAILQGTVTDNDTRAPIEGVSVTAGADAATTDSSGFYRFDSLSAGTYTVRALKDGYIAGSEVVTLADRDQRDLDFVMASSEKAWLDEGITYRWQVEAVDESGRKTEGPQWSFTTSQAGKPVPLALKGGISRHEAWTVASSFLLTRGRSENEAGVPREIYDQSGRVLLAWGVPLQPCGYVVVPSVKSALVPPVLAYSLRSAFPFKEGPENGLLALVRHDLAIRLASAREAAFSTRARGQKNLILWRLALEGKALRRAAARDDEPAHLMEFTTWSQNPPYNNDCPEDGGKNSYVGCTATAMAQILNFWEVPTTLTFTAADDYVTKTKKIDVDALDASFSHISYNGGSPSDEVKAVLSFACGVLMHMDYTSGAEGSAAWVSDAAKALETRCGYGRARLTEFDDKTRFSTVDIIENIGKKRPVILGSNEPESSGGGHTYLCDGYDSEEEKFHLNMGWGGGSDGWYSLPDGIPDEMTVVGEMVDQIYPADQPPGPAAPQNPKPDNDATDVDPHRTLSWDSCQNAKSYNCWIWKDSETKPADPTFTGLKYATCGPNDLMEKGRRR from the coding sequence ATGACACACTGCAGGCCCGTTTATAAGCTTCTTGCCCTTCTCCTGGTGATCGTTATCTTTTCTGGCTGCGGCGGGAGCAGCGATTCAGGGAGTGCGGCAGTCTTCCATGGAAGCGACAGTTCCGCCACCGCATCGGTGGTTACGGGAACGGTGACCGACAGCGCCACAAAGCAGGCGCTCTCTGACGTGACGGTTACCATCGGCGCTTCCAGCGCCGTGACGGGAAGCTCGGGAGCCTACAGGGTGGAGAACCTCTCCGCCGGCTCCTACACCTTCAAGGCATCCCGCTCCGGCTACCAGGACTATAGCCGGACCCTCACGGTGACGGCGGGAGGGACGGTGACGCAGGATGCGGCCCTCACGAAGAGAAGTGCCGCCGGGAGCGGCCTCCTTCTCGGAACGGTGACCGACAGCGTGACAAAAGCACCCCTCAGCGACGTGACAGTATCAACGGGAAGGGCGGAAAGAGTCACCGACAGCACCGGCGCATACCGATTCGAAGGAACGGCGACAGGGCAGCTCTCGCTTTCGGCAAGCAAGGACGGCTATCACACCTATTCGGTGTCGGTGACCATAGGCGGCGACGAGACAAAAACGGAAAACATCGCGATGACCCCTCTTGCCTCACAGAATGGCGCCATTCTGCAGGGCACGGTCACCGACAATGACACCAGGGCTCCCATAGAGGGCGTCTCGGTGACGGCCGGCGCGGACGCGGCGACGACCGATTCCTCGGGATTCTACCGCTTCGACTCTCTCTCCGCGGGGACTTACACGGTAAGGGCGTTAAAAGACGGCTACATCGCCGGGAGCGAGGTGGTGACCCTTGCCGACAGGGATCAGCGGGACCTGGATTTCGTGATGGCTTCCAGCGAAAAAGCCTGGCTTGACGAAGGGATCACCTATCGCTGGCAGGTGGAAGCCGTGGACGAGTCCGGCAGGAAAACGGAAGGCCCCCAGTGGTCCTTCACGACAAGCCAGGCCGGCAAGCCTGTCCCTCTGGCATTGAAGGGCGGAATCTCGCGTCATGAGGCCTGGACAGTGGCATCGTCGTTCCTTCTGACCCGTGGCAGGTCAGAAAACGAGGCCGGCGTTCCCCGCGAGATCTATGATCAGTCCGGCAGGGTCCTTCTTGCATGGGGAGTCCCCCTCCAGCCCTGCGGCTACGTGGTGGTGCCCTCGGTAAAAAGCGCCCTTGTGCCTCCCGTCCTCGCCTATTCCCTCAGGAGCGCTTTCCCCTTCAAAGAAGGCCCGGAAAACGGGCTCCTTGCCCTTGTAAGGCATGATCTCGCCATACGCCTCGCATCGGCCAGGGAGGCGGCCTTTTCCACCAGGGCCCGCGGGCAGAAGAACCTGATCCTCTGGCGCCTCGCTCTGGAAGGCAAGGCGCTGCGCCGCGCCGCGGCAAGGGATGACGAGCCTGCGCACCTTATGGAGTTTACCACCTGGAGCCAGAACCCCCCTTACAATAATGACTGCCCGGAAGACGGAGGAAAGAACTCCTACGTGGGCTGCACGGCTACGGCCATGGCCCAGATTCTGAATTTCTGGGAGGTGCCCACGACCCTTACCTTCACCGCGGCCGACGACTATGTGACAAAAACAAAGAAGATAGATGTGGACGCCCTTGATGCCAGTTTCAGCCATATCAGTTACAACGGCGGGAGCCCCAGCGACGAAGTGAAGGCCGTCTTAAGCTTCGCCTGCGGCGTCCTCATGCATATGGATTACACATCCGGCGCCGAAGGCTCGGCGGCCTGGGTGTCAGATGCGGCCAAGGCGCTGGAAACGCGATGCGGGTACGGGCGCGCCCGCCTCACCGAGTTCGACGACAAGACCAGGTTCTCAACGGTGGATATTATCGAGAACATCGGCAAAAAGCGTCCCGTCATACTTGGCTCGAATGAGCCCGAATCAAGCGGCGGGGGTCACACCTACCTCTGCGACGGCTACGACTCCGAAGAGGAGAAGTTCCACCTGAACATGGGGTGGGGGGGAGGATCCGATGGCTGGTATTCCCTTCCTGACGGGATACCCGATGAGATGACGGTCGTGGGCGAGATGGTGGACCAGATATACCCCGCCGATCAGCCTCCGGGGCCGGCGGCGCCCCAGAACCCCAAGCCGGACAATGATGCAACCGACGTGGATCCTCACAGGACCTTGAGCTGGGACTCCTGCCAGAATGCTAAGAGCTACAACTGCTGGATCTGGAAGGATTCGGAGACGAAGCCTGCCGATCCCACTTTCACCGGTCTCAAGTATGCCACCTGCGGCCCCAATGACCTTATGGAAAAAGGCCGCCGCCGGTAG